The following are encoded together in the Theileria orientalis strain Shintoku DNA, chromosome 1, complete genome genome:
- a CDS encoding eukaryotic translation initiation factor gives MFEEDFEGGDAGASQTVPVQAGSIKKNSFVMIKGHPCKVVEYSTSKTGKHGHAKANITGIDIFTGKKYEDICPTSHNMDVPHVKRTEIQLIGIEDDGFVTLLNPDGSCKNDLQLPKDSEGNHDDVAKQVQTLFDSGKEVLVTVLTACGMEKIIACKELS, from the coding sequence ATGTTCGAAGAAGATTTTGAAGGAGGCGACGCTGGAGCTTCACAAACCGTGCCAGTACAGGCTGgatcaataaaaaaaaattctTTTGTCATGATCAAGGGACACCCATGTAAGGTGGTGGAGTACTCTACATCCAAGACCGGCAAACACGGACACGCCAAGGCAAACATTACGGGAATCGACATATTCACCGGCAAGAAGTACGAGGATATATGCCCAACTTCACATAACATGGACGTCCCGCACGTTAAGAGAACTGAAATTCAGTTAATAGGAATTGAGGACGACGGATTTgtgacgctgctgaaccCAGACGGTTCGTGCAAAAACGATCTGCAGCTTCCTAAGGACTCAGAAGGCAACCACGACGACGTCGCAAAGCAAGTTCAAACTCTTTTCGACTCCGGAAAGGAAGTCCTCGTGACTGTTCTCACCGCCTGCGGAATGGAGAAAATTATTGCCTGCAAGGAGCTCAGCTAA
- a CDS encoding Tim10 translates to MAENDPTDPVSVAVAELVGMADMLRRMRDSCWNKCISSVKNPQLDVGEISCTDRCVNKYLDIHTQVGFQLQKTSQSMEQ, encoded by the exons ATGGCCGAAAATGACCCTACTGATCCAGTTTCAGTAGCAGTTGCAGAGCTAGTAGGAATGGCTGACATGCTGAGAAG AATGAGGGATTCTTGCTGGAATAAGTGCATATCCTCAGTTAAGAATCCACAGCTGGACGTCGGAGAGATCAGTTGCACAGACAGATGCGTAAACAAG TATCTGGATATCCACACACAAGTGGGATTTCAGCTACAGAAGACGTCGCAGAGCATGGAACAGTAG
- a CDS encoding cytochrome C1 heme lyase, translated as MSCPSDNECKSSCSPTNPNFANHTSPNPLILSQLNDTRAKSTIPSKQSCWLYPSQRQFYKSTLSKGHDVDAKLIPTVVEIHNLINEKAWEHVMEYESLHKSSCNNPVLIHFVGRKDKPTIKSLVNSIIGYKRPYDRHDWTVDRCGKRRRYILDFYEGFSENPDKMGIHLDVRPDLSFDGICDRLRLWVHKSFGGT; from the exons atgagttGTCCTTCAGATAACGAGTGTAAATCGTCGTGTAGTCCCACCAATCCTAATTTTGCCAATCATACCTCTCCCAACCCCTTGATACTCTCACAATTGAATGACACGAGGGCCAAGTCCACCATCCCTTCCAAACAATCTTGCTGGCTGTACCCTTCTCAGCGGCAGTTTTACAAATCTACACTGAGTAAGGGCCACGATGTCGACGCTAAGCTGATTCCGACCGTTGTGGAAATTCACAATTTAATCAACGAAAAGGCCTGGGAGCACGTTATGGAATACGAATCGTTGCACAAATCGTCCTGCAACAACCCCGTTTTAATTCACTTTGTAGGTCGAAAGGATAAACCCACCATCAAGTCACTTGTAAACTCCATTATTGGCTACAAACGTCCCTATGATAGGCACGACTGGACTGTTGATCGCTGCGGTAAACGCAGGAG GTACATTTTAGACTTTTACGAGGGGTTCTCCGAGAACCCTGATAAGATGGGAATCCATTTAGACGTTAGGCCTGATTTATCCTTTGATGGCATATGTGATCGTCTCAGGCTCTGGGTCCACAAGTCCTTCGGGGGCACATAG
- a CDS encoding Pre-rRNA-processing protein PNO1 (0): MTKAQVKPKSKSRKTKKEKEFNDKVKKIKSKKITKAYDAKRKTKKKSLKSYSFVNLRRIPVPPNRMTPLQNNWETIVRTVVERLHLQIRMCTRTKCVEVRPSQESPDLSMLQKAQDYINAFMLGFELKDAEAILRLEDIFIESFEINDVKRLHGEHLSRCIGRISGKDGKTKHAIENMTKTRVILAENKIHIMGSFNSIKLARHSICSLILGSQPGKVYNNLCNSAKRLREKM; the protein is encoded by the coding sequence ATGACTAAGGCTCAGGTTAAACCTAAGTCAAAATCCCGTAAAActaagaaggaaaaggagttcAATGATAAGGTAAAGAAAATCAAAAGCAAAAAAATTACTAAAGCCTACGATGCTAAgaggaaaacaaaaaagaaGTCATTGAAATCATACTCCTTTGTAAACCTGAGAAGGATTCCAGTACCTCCAAATCGCATGACTCCCTTACAGAACAACTGGGAAACAATAGTTAGAACGGTAGTAGAAAGGCTTCATTTACAAATCCGTATGTGCACTAGAACGAAATGTGTTGAAGTGAGACCATCACAAGAATCTCCAGATTTATCTATGCTGCAGAAAGCACAGGACTATATAAACGCCTTTATGCTAGGATTTGAGCTAAAGGATGCAGAAGCAATACTCAGGTTGGAGGATATATTCATAGAGAGCTTTGAAATAAACGACGTAAAAAGGCTACACGGAGAACACCTGTCTCGATGCATAGGAAGAATTTCAGGGAAGGACGGCAAAACAAAGCACGCAATAGAAAATATGACAAAGACCAGAGTGATTTTGGCAGAAAATAAGATACACATAATGGGTAGCTTCAACAGCATCAAGCTGGCTCGACACTCGATATGTAGTTTAATCCTCGGAAGTCAACCTGGTAAAGTGTACAACAATTTGTGCAATTCTGCCAAGAGACTAAGGGAGAAGATGTAG
- a CDS encoding Conserved hypothetical protein (0), with protein MDKQSCFVPFVLLVGFNILQFSTYVLKVPPLFLVCKILVLFVVFGGLLKTLLGDKLKAKSDLVNEVVSQRNLEKATKALCSNVNLFANKLLSVIVWEDSVNSLVSLVGFYLLGLLLKVVPSVLVTFVLLWVLFLHVYMNDFLKKRVFIHLDPHVKKLKELVKKNYHTIPRFRENKTL; from the coding sequence ATGGATAAGCAATCATGTTTTGTGCCATTTGTACTACTCGTTGGATTCAACATCTTACAGTTCTCAACGTACGTCCTAAAGGTGCCACCACTATTTCTAGTCTGTAAAATACTGGTGTTGTTCGTCGTGTTCGGAGGACTTCTTAAAACACTGCTGGGAGACAAGCTTAAGGCTAAAAGTGACCTGGTCAACGAAGTGGTATCTCAAAGAAACCTGGAGAAGGCAACCAAAGCACTCTGCAGCAACGTAAACCTGTTCGCAAACAAGTTGCTTTCGGTAATAGTATGGGAAGACTCAGTAAATTCGCTCGTTTCACTGGTAGGATTCTACTTATTAGGACTGCTTCTCAAAGTGGTGCCTTCTGTGTTGGTAACCTTCGTGCTCTTGTGGGTCCTGTTTCTACACGTGTATATGAACGACTTCTTAAAAAAAAGGGTGTTTATACACCTTGATCCACACGTAAAGAAGCTTAAGGAGCTCGTAAAGAAAAATTATCACACAATACCGAGGTTCAGGGAAAACAAAACTCTTTAA
- a CDS encoding uncharacterized protein (zinc finger, CCCH-type domain containing protein), producing the protein MRGTIPISRSFDPDHESPFLSYKFKRRCPIRYFYIPIECPFMLGCKDGYCPLSHTVLEVIFHPILHKTKKCSLAIKGQCKFEKKCAFYHSEKDRLASYLSWLVWQKNWEMYDKNVKVVLSKYALSSKIISKIVLMINIRSNLKSLPIDFPKGTDCVRLLEDELNNLISSCESSLEIMNI; encoded by the coding sequence ATGCGAGGTACAATACCTATATCCAGGTCGTTTGACCCGGACCATGAAAGCCCTTTTTTATCCTATAAGTTCAAGAGGCGATGCCCTATACGATACTTTTATATTCCTATTGAGTGCCCTTTTATGCTGGGATGCAAAGATGGCTACTGCCCTTTATCTCACACAGTTCTAGAGGTCATCTTCCACCCCATCTTACACAAGACAAAAAAGTGTTCATTGGCCATTAAAGGCCAGTGCAAATTTGAAAAGAAGTGCGCCTTCTATCATAGCGAGAAGGATAGACTAGCTTCGTACCTATCTTGGCTCGTTTGGCAGAAGAACTGGGAGATGTATGATAAGAACGTCAAAGTCGTGTTGTCCAAGTACGCTCTTTCCAGTAAAATTATATCCAAGATAGTTCTGATGATAAACATAAGATCCAATTTGAAGTCGCTTCCTATAGATTTCCCGAAAGGTACTGATTGTGTAAGGTTGTTGGAGGACGAATTAAACAATTTGATATCATCTTGCGAATCTAGCCTCGAAATAATGAACATCTGA
- a CDS encoding uncharacterized protein (ribosomal protein L4/L1e family protein), with protein sequence MSVFLFINRCFSTTLRLDSHYVINNLYKFRFKRFEHSGLDSTHVSSLPQVASIHDPVVVRRPGEIIDIRTLTRNYWSFPGTDTVGFNSTLELPVYVYEYYDRKNIKEEIRSVTVPNEIFGVPIRPDILHRCYQFYRRAKAGYSEDMELYKWEWPGSTKKWRKQQKTGKARIGWKKSPGKYLGVFAHPLRPRDHRTKLQRRTLYTGLKTMLSVKFAQSQIHVVDSFFVSSHKTKYAVQNLRRILGPKCNSAMLVFEGLKDSNENFRWSTANIPSVRRETVEGVNVYNLLKYRQVVITEAALGKLIHYIQQYPKKCGWLPRYATPDNTPAPVPEKVRSWNTSWIESRLRQRLSPDSKRDWIERVKSWKWSSDTKGALKVPRDDPLKSFRLVSIPSSDSEEIRKRFQYIYDAVFDGVEELEIDCNDCVDVCSDPITFVQEHHAELFHTVQVAPLSPQLGPRTLIGGCTRLLEHF encoded by the exons ATGAGTGTTTTTTTGTTCATAAATCGGTGTTTTTCTACAACACTAAGATTAGATTCTCATTATGTAATTAATAATCTGTATAAATTTCGATTTAAGAGATTTGAACACTCTGGTCTTGATTCTACACATGTTTCAAGC TTACCTCAAGTGGCATCTATCCATGACCCAGTTGTAGTCAGACGACCCGGTGAAATCATAGATATTCGCACTTTGACCAGGAATTATTGGTCATTTCCAGGTACCGACA CTGTTGGATTTAACTCAACCTTGGAGCTGcctgtttatgtttatgaATATTACGACAGAAAGAACATTAAGGAGGAAATCAGGAGTGTGACGGTGCCTAATGAAATTTTTGGAGTTCCTATTCGTCCAGATATTTTGCACAGGTGCTACCAATTCTACAGAAGGGCTAAAGCAGGCTATTCTGAGGATATGGAACTGTACAAATGGGAg TGGCCCGGCAGTACTAAAAAATGGAGGAAACAGCAAAAAACTGGAAAGGCTAGAATAGGTTGGAAGAAGTCGCCTGGCAAATACTTGGGAGTATTCGCACACCCGCTGCGGCCCAGGGACCACCGCACCAAACTACAGAGGAGAA CCCTATACACTGGTTTGAAGACCATGTTGTCTGTCAAGTTTGCGCAGTCGCAGATACATGTGGTCGATTCGTTTTTTGTGTCGTCCCACAAAACGAAGTACGCTGTGCAAAATTTGCGGCGTATTCTCG GACCAAAATGTAACTCGGCAATGCTAGTATTCGAGGGATTGAAGGACTCGAACGAAAATTTTAGGTGGTCAACTGCAAATATCCCATCTGTGAGGAGGGAGACTGTCGAG GGGgtgaatgtgtataatttgCTTAAATATAGGCAGGTGGTCATAACTGAGGCCGCGCTGGGCAAGTTGATCCACTACATCCAGCAATATCCCAAGAAGTGCGGCTGGCTTCCCAG gtACGCAACCCCTGACAATACACCTGCCCCCGTGCCTGAGAAGGTGAGGTCGTGGAACACCAGCTGGATCGAGAGCAGACTGAGGCAAAGACTTTCCCCGGATTCCAAG CGAGATTGGATTGAACGCGTGAAGAGCTGGAAGTGGTCCTCCGACACAAAGGGCGCCTTAAAGGTGCCCAGAGATGACCCTCTTAAATCCTTCAGACTAGTCAGTATTCCCAGCTCCGATTCAGAGGAAATAAGGAAACGGTTCCAGTACATATACGACGCAGTATTTGATGGCGTCGAAGAGCTCGAAATCGACTGCAATGACTGTGTCGACGTATGTTCTGATCCCATCACTTTCGTTCAGGAACACCACGCAGAGCTG TTTCATACTGTCCAGGTAGCGCCTCTTTCTCCTCAGCTGGGCCCTAGAACGCTAATTGGTGGTTGCACTCGCTTACTTGAGCATTTCTAA
- a CDS encoding exosome ribonuclease PH yields MGVVAAFRCSEVPSVNFMLRDEFESSFDSSNLQIKLTTEDNKVFEKLIENLPIVTSVGKIGKNYIWAMTNEEESCSDGTLAVAVAMTGRCLAIKSKGSCFELSSIDSIIRKSSEIALDNFNTINNYIFGS; encoded by the exons ATGGGCGTTGTGGCCGCCTTCAGGTGCTCGGAAGTGCCCTCGGTGAACTTCATGCTGAGGGACGAGTTTGAATCTTCTTTCGACTCCTCAAACttacaaattaaactcACCACAGA AGACAACAAAGTCTTTGAAAAGTTGATTGAGAATTTGCCAATTGTCACCTCCGTCGGCAAGATTGGCAAAAACTATATTTGGGCCATGACTAATGAGGAGGAATCTTGTTCCGATGGCACTCTCGCCGTTGCCGTCGCCATGACCGGTCGGTGCCTCGCCATCAAGTCCAAGGGTTCATGTTTTGAGTTAAGTTCAATCGACTCCATCATCAGGAAATCGTCCGAAATCGCACTCGATAACTTTAATACAATCAACAATTATATCTTTGGATCTTAG
- a CDS encoding DNA polymerase delta catalytic subunit — MIEIEPENTSFGQYSNFYGTKNDYGTLFRSLKRPDVDYIFFLTDADYTFKNVKYDANGGSERSDQGTEVPIIRLYGVTKQEQSVLVSLQNFNPYFYIEKPAALLDRHFDDLKELFTRHLSEQNQFKRSLRYVLDIQKVRLTSLMLYDENSEKDFLKITVSVPRMVSNLRTFIESGIYLKVYDQDRNEVRVAFSRQTYEANLPYTLRFLLDCNIVSGSWLKIPKGQYTLVEQPSCYKVHPSKNGWDRSSTCSIEVVAEYDAVISLPLEGEYEEIGPIKILSFDIECIKLTGTGFPNANYDPVIQISSVIYTHGKDINETRNFVFTLKDCDQLSNAAVLSFETEDQLLLAWSDFLVQVDPDFLTGYNIIVFDLPYLLTRSTVLNIERFKKITRIRSTSSNFKDAIVSNNMMGTYENKDINIEGRIMFDVYDLVRRDHKLKSYTLNYVSFEFLGQQKEDVHYSTISKLQQGTSSDRRRIASYCLKDAILPLLLINKLLLVFNYVEMARVTSTPIKFLITRGQQIRVTMQIYRQCRKMKYVIPVISSAGRHGSNENNYEGATVLDPQKGYHTNPIAVLDFQSLYPSIMIAYNLCYSTLVPQNKILNHPEEDVTRIPGYIDLCFVKATKRKGILPIIVENLIEARRKAKKMMASCQDPMLKKVYDGRQLALKVTTNSVYGYTGAASGGFLPCVDVATAITSFGRNIILNTKNIIEDHFTVKNGYKNDAKVVYGDTDSVMINFGTEDIQEAIDLGNEAASKITSVSVKPITLLFEKVYRPLLLLNKKRYAGLYYNNSKTYEKIDCKGIETVRRDFCMLVQQMMERVLYLLLVELNLPAAIEFVKNKVSELLRNEIDISLLVVTKSLGKLEYEQRLPHVELAKKLRKRDPGKAPGVGDRISYIIVKGTKGEAQYDRAEEPLYVTENNLPIDTNHYLESIKTTLLRIFDVVMPNPQSLFSGEHTRVINISSNTGGLMNKFLKKVNRCLSCNTVIQTSTFCDNCNQSKKQQVLLDKLKICRMKEETYFKLWTHCQRCQGNLHSAVVCDNRDCPIFYRRVKTSKDLSNLVNTLNTLQIGYED; from the exons ATGATTGAAATTGAACCGGAGAATACATCATTTGGACAGTATTCTAACTTCTACGGGACCAAAAATGACTATGGAACGCTATTCAGATCACTGAAAAGGCCCGATGTAGACTACA TATTTTTCCTTACGGACGCTGATTACACATTCAAAAATGTGAAATATGACGCGAACGGTGGATCGGAAAGGTCGGATCAGGGCACTGAGGTTCCGATAATAAGGCTGTACGGAGTAACAAAGCAGGAGCAGAGTGTTCTGGTCTCATTGCAAAACTTTAACCCGTACTTTTACATAGAGAAGCCAGCAGCGCTGCTGGACAGGCACTTTGATGACCTGAAGGAACTGTTTACA AGACATTTGAGCGAACAAAATCAATTTAAGAGAAGTTTGCGATACGTGTTGGATATCCAGAAGGTTAGGTTGACG TCGCTAATGCTGTACGATGAGAATTCTGAAAAGGATTTTTTGAAGATAACAGTGTCAGTGCCACGAATGGTGTCGAACCTGAGAACGTTCATAGAGTCGGGAATATACCTGAAGGTGTACGACCAGGACAGAAACGAAGTGCGAGTGGCGTTTTCAAGACAAACGTACGAAGCAAACCTGCCGTACACACTGCGCTTCCTGCTGGACTGCAACATCGTGAGCGGCTCATGGCTGAAGATACCAAAGGGGCAGTACACACTGGTGGAACAGCCGAGCTGCTACAAAGTCCACCCGAGCAAGAACGGGTGGGATAGGAGTAGCACCTGCTCAATAGAAGTGGTGGCAGAGTACGATGCAGTGATATCGCTGCCGCTGGAAGGAGAGTACGAAGAGATAGGTCCAATAAAGATACTCTCGTTCGATATAGAGTGCATCAAGTTGACCGGAACAG GCTTTCCAAATGCGAACTATGACCCAGTGATACAAATATCCTCGGTAATATACACCCATGGGAAGGACATCAACGAGACTAGGAACTTTGTGTTTACGCTCAAGGACTGCGACCAGCTGTCGAACGCAGCAGTGCTGTCATTTGAAACGGAGGACCAGCTGCTGTTGGCATGGTCAGACTTCCTAGTGCAAGTGGACCCAGATTTCCTAACAG GATATAACATAATTGTGTTCGACTTGCCATACCTGCTGACGAGGTCGACAGTTCTGAACATAGAGCGCTTTAAGAAGATAACGAGAATAAGAAGCACAAGTTCAAACTTTAAGGACGCGATAGTGTCGAATAACATGATGGGAACGTACGAAAACAAGGATATAAACATAGAGGGGAGGATCATGTTTGACGTGTACGACCTGGTGAGAAGAGATCACAAACTGAAGTCGTACACGCTCAACTACGTGTCATTCGAGTTCCTAGGGCAGCAAAAGGAGGACGTGCACTACTCGACAATATCGAAGCTACAGCAAG GAACGAGTAGCGACAGGAGAAGAATAGCAAGCTACTGTTTGAAGGACGCAATActgccgctgctgctgataAATAAGCTACTGCTGGTGTTCAACTACGTGGAGATGGCGAGAGTGACGTCGACGCCTATCAAGTTTCTCATAACAAG AGGACAGCAGATCAGAGTGACCATGCAGATATACAGGCAGTGTAGGAAGATGAAGTACGTTATTCCAGTGATCAGC AGCGCGGGGAGACACGGGAGCAACGAAAACAACTACGAAGGAGCGACGGTGTTGGACCCGCAAAAGGGATATCACACAAATCCAATCGCAGTGCTGGATTTTCAGAGTCTGTACCCGTCAATAATGATAGCATATAACCTGTGCTACTCGACGCTGGTGCCgcaaaataaaatattaaatcacCCAGAAGAAGAT GTAACGAGGATACCAGGGTACATCGACCTGTGTTTCGTAAAGGCAACAAAGAGGAAG GGAATATTGCCAATCATTGTTGAAAATTTAATCGAAGCACGCAGGAAGGCCAAGAAGATGATGGCCAGCTGCCAAGATCCGATGCTGAAAAAGGTGTACGACGGAAGACAGCTGGCACTTAAAGTAACAACGAACTCGGTGTACGGATACACAGGAGCAGCT AGCGGAGGATTTCTACCGTGTGTAGATGTTGCAACAGCAATTACATCCTTTGGAAGAAATATTATtctaaacacaaaaaac ATAATCGAGGATCACTTTACAGTAAAGAATggatataaaaatgacgCCAAAGTGGTGTACGGCGACACGGATTCAGTGATGATCAATTTCGGCACGGAAGATATCCAGGAGGCCATAGATCTCGGAAATGAAGCAGCAAGTAAAATAACAAGCGTGTCAGTGAAGCCAATAACACTGCTTTTTGAAAAGGTCTACAGGCCACTACTGTTATTGAATAAGAAGAGATATGCAG GTTTatactacaacaacagtAAGACGTATGAAAAGATAGACTGTAAGGGGATTGAA ACCGTTAGAAGAGACTTTTGTATGTTGGTACAGCAGATGATGGAGCGAGTGTTGTACCTATTGCTGGTGGAGTTGAACCTCCCAGCTGCAATCGAGTTTGTAAAGAACAAAGTGTCTGAGTTGCTGAGGAATGAAATAGACATAAGCCTACTGGTGGTGACAAAATCACTGGGAAAACTGGAATATGAACAGAGGCTACCGCACGTGGAGTTAGCAAAAAAACTAAGGAAGAGAG ACCCTGGTAAAGCACCAGGTGTTGGAGATCGCATAAGCTACATAATAGTAAAGGGAACCAAAG GAGAAGCTCAATACGACAGAGCAGAGGAACCACTGTACGTGACGGAGAACAACCTACCCATCGATACAAATCACTACCTGGAGTCAATAAAGACAACACTACTTCGCATATTCGACGTTGTAATGCCGAATCCACAGTCACTGTTCA GCGGTGAACACACGAGAGTGATTAACATAAGCAGTAACACTGGTGGACTAATGAATAAGTTTCTGAAGAAGGTAAACAGATGCCTGAGCTGCAACACAGTGATACAAACAAGCACCTTTTGCGACAACTGCAATCAATCAAAAAAACAACAG GTGCTACTCGACAAGCTCAAGATATGTCGCATGAAGGAGGAAACGTATTTTAAGCTATGGACACACTGTCAAAG ATGCCAGGGTAACCTACACAGCGCTGTCGTCTGTGACAACAGAGACTGTCCAATATTCTACCGGCGAGTTAAGACCTCCAAGGACCTATCGAACTTGGTGAACACGCTAAACACACTGCAAATAGGCTACGAGGACTAA
- a CDS encoding uncharacterized protein (protein of unknown function UPF0120 family protein), whose protein sequence is MKRNRKNEEKEEEDIEGSESDFDEDVDHVTEDEESDSEESDDGFVEEAFESESSDYESGDEEADEQDSELSDAEFDEDTKLPILTLKLSETLLKNASAHTNGAIKRLVAVFSSVVSSVASSQIKLTSSSDVKKQPKDSNVKLKFKYLKNENKRLLRGTASRYSDAKKPPTKKYAVKDTDVYNTFVAKTADVMSDYMKEKSVLANKEEVLAAAPMIRRFLSTALLQLAFTFDDFDLTRSTLISLTATHAMRWICTFRQLNSQFAKVVSSLMTAHPQKLTRINCFQFLSEYLKCATDAKLMSVQLAPRAYLINYSKLTDSERKSASNESVNLLLKRCYSSHIRAVMNGVTLKNFSLIKLTQNCISELYLQAPQDNVYVHAFRSIRDLAFNVRREWNSSNQKSAKKGSSSKKAKRKLPDEEDALDQGKHKPAMQFEVCSWGFIESINIWISVISRSGENMKALVYPLVTVINALVKIKINSKRYVPLVLHLLTALNQLSDGVNKFIPIGSFIFFVLDTLKSFKHNKPVKDELEKSEDIMIKLKLSKKNLHSDQVRKLLYKHVELVLVDHLGLVSLNPSFPEFTNPVTHILKKHIKSLSVPSEFKSAVNALFKIMKESSETVTDKREELPPEPMDILKVFEGTKVAMHEYRQQLLSKYQLMNREKLLSTLQDFSI, encoded by the exons ATGAAAAGGAATAGGAAAAatgaggagaaggaggaggaggataTTGAGGGATCAGAATCGGATTTCGACGAAGATGTGGATCACGTCACTGAAGATGAGGAATCCGATTCCGAGGAATCCGACGACGGGTTTGTAGAGGAAGCTTTTGAAAGCGAGTCGTCGGACTATGAATCGGGTGATGAGGAGGCGGACGAGCAAGATTCTGAGTTATCTGACGCAGAATTCGACGAGGACACAAAGCTCCCGATTCTGACACTAAAGTTGTCAGAAACGCTGCTAAAAAACGCAAGCGCGCACACAAATGGCGCAATTAAGAGGTTGGTTGCCGTGTTCTCGTCCGTAGTGTCGTCAGTGGCCTCGAGTCAGATTAAGTTGACCTCGAGCTCCGATGTTAAGAAGCAGCCAAAGGATTCGAACGTGAAACTAAAGTttaagtacctgaagaacgagAATAAAAGGCTGCTGAGAGGCACTGCGAGTCGGTACTCGGACGCAAAGAAGCCCCCGACGAAGAAGTACGCGGTCAAGGACACGGATGTGTACAACACGTTCGTGGCGAAGACGGCGGACGTGATGAGCGACTAcatgaaggagaagagcGTGCTCGCGAACAAAGAAGAAGTGCTGGCAGCAGCGCCGATGATAAGAAGGTTCCTGTCGACCgcgctgctgcagctggCCTTCACGTTCGACGACTTCGACCTGACGAGGTCGACGCTGATATCGCTGACGGCGACGCACGCAATGAGGTGGATATGCACGTTCAGGCAGCTGAACAGCCAGTTCGCAAAGGTGGTGAGCTCGCTGATGACGGCGCACCCGCAGAAGCTGACGAGGATCAACTGCTTCCAGTTCCTCTCGGAGTACCTGAAGTGCGCGACGGACGCGAAGCTGATGAGCGTGCAGCTGGCGCCGAGAGCATACCTGATCAACTACTCTAAATTAACGGACTCGGAGAGGAAGAGCGCGTCGAACGAAAGCGTTaacctgctgctgaaaAGGTGCTACTCAAGTCACATAAGGGCAGTGATGAACGGAGTGACGCTGAAGAACTTTAGTCTTATCAAGCTCACGCAAAACTGCATAAGTGAGCTGTACCTGCAGGCGCCGCAAGACAACGTGTACGTGCACGCATTCAGGTCGATAAGAGACCTGGCGTTCAACGTGCGCAGAGAGTGGAACAGCAGCAACCAGAAGAGCGCGAAGAAGGGGTCGTCGAGCAAGAAGGCGAAGAGGAAGCTGCCGGACGAAGAGGATGCGCTCGACCAGGGGAAGCACAAGCCTGCGATGCAGTTTGAGGTATGCTCCTGGGGGTTCATAGAGAGCATAAACATATGGATAAGCGTGATCTCGAGGTCGGGAGAAAACATGAAGGCGCTGGTGTACCCGCTGGTCACGGTGATCAACGCGCTCGTGAAGATAAAGATCAACTCGAAGAGATATGTGCCGCTCGTCCTGCACCTCCTCACGGCGCTGAATCAGCTGTCGGACGGAGTGAACAAGTTTATTCCAATAGGCTCCTTTATATTCTTCGTGCTGGACACGTTGAAATCGTTCAAACACAAC AAACCTGTCAAAGATGAACTGGAAAAGTCTGAAGACATCATGATAAAGCTGAAGCTCAGCAAGAAGAATTTGCACTCGGACCAG GTTCGTAAGCTGCTCTACAAGCATGTCGAGTTGGTCCTCGTGGACCACCTGGGTCTCGTCTCTCTCAATCCCAGCTTCCCCGAATTCACGAACCCAGTCACGCATATCCTGAAGAAGCACATCAAGTCGCTGAGTGTGCCCAGCGAGTTCAAGAGCGCAGTGAACGCTCTCTTCAAGATCATGAAGGAGTCCAGCGAAACCGTCACCGACAAGCGCGAGGAGCTCCCGCCGGAGCCGATGGACATCCTGAAGGTGTTCGAGGGGACGAAGGTGGCGATGCACGAGTACCGGCAGCAGCTGCTTTCCAAGTATCAGCTGATGAACAGGGAAAAGTTACTCTCGACCTTACAA GATTTCTCAATTTAA